From the Variovorax paradoxus genome, the window ATTGGGCAGAGGCCAGCCCGCAGACGGCCAGGGCAGCGAATGCCGTGAGGGTTTTCTTCATTCAGGTTTCTCCAGTTTCAGGTCTGATGCGGCCGCTCGGTATCGACCGGCTGTACGCATGGTTTCGTCCAAATCTGGAGGAATTTGGTAGATCCGTTTTCTGCGTCATCGACTGTTGTGTGCGCGCGTCACACACCTTCGTGCATTGCATGAAGGCCTCTTCGACGCTCCTTCAAATTTCTCCCAATTCACCTGAAAAGATCCATGCATGACGAAGCACGGAACTCCAAGGTGAAGCGATCGAGAACACTCCTGATGGGGCTGTGCGGGGCACTGGCCATCGCGTGTGCAGGCACGAGCATCGCGATGGTCCACGCCACGTCGATGGAGGCCGCGGGCATGTTCGCCGGCCACAAGGTGCGCGTACCGGCACAGGCAAAGGCACAGTTGAATGCGCAGCCGTGGTGGAGCGGCTTCGAGGACCCGGCAATGAGCCGGCTGATGGCTGCATCGCAAGGCCGTGCCGACTCCGGCGTGGCCGCGGCCTGCATCGCGCTGAAGGTGAAGACGCTCGAGCTGGTCTACCTCGAGAACACGCGCGATGCGGTGCAGCGGCAGTCTTCGCTCCTTCGCGGCAGCGCGCCGCCACGCGATGACTTCGCGAAGCAGCTCGACGTGCGAAAAGCCGCCGCAAGTGCCAGCATCGAGAAGCTGCGTGCGCAACGCGCCAGCTACATCGGCTACCTCGCAACGCAATGCCACATGAGCGAGGCGGCAATGAATGCGTTGCTGGCCGACGCGCTGCAGGACAAGTCGCTGCCACGCTTCGCGGCCGAGGTGCCGCGCGAACTGCCGATGTCGGTGCTCTCGAACCGCACCGACATCCACCTGGCCGCCGCGCTCTACGGCGTGGATGCCACTCCGGATGCCGATGCATGGCCCGCCGGCGCGATCGACGCCAGCGGGGAAGCGCAGGCCATCGACATGCCCGGCTCTCCTCTCTATGCGCAGGCAGTCGCACAGGCGCGCGACCAGGTTGCCGCTGCACTTCAGCGGCTGCAGATGCACAGCGACATCGCGCAGGCCGCCTACGCGCGCGTGGTGAGCGCACGCGCCGGCTTCGAACAGTCGAAGGCCCGCCGCGACCGCGCGGAGATCTCCGAAGTGCAGCTCATGGAGGACTTCCAGGGGCTGCTGCTCGACCTCCACGTGCTGGCCGCCGCGAACGGCGAACTCGCGCTCGCGTGGGTCGTCTTCATGGGAAGCATCGGCAACGGCACCCCGATCGATGCGGTGGCGGATTCATCGGCCACGCCGATGCCCTTTCTGCACAAAGTCTCCCGAAAGTTGCGCAATCCTTGAAGCTCGAAGGAGCCTTCCATGACCACTGCCCTGCACAAAGTTTCCGGCCGCCCCGTGCTCTCGCTGCGCGGCCTCACACAGGCACACCCGCACGCCCAGCCCGACGCCGCTGCATCGCTCGCGCGGCATCCGTTCCCGCTCGACGGCGAGCAGGCCACCACCACCGCCACGACGGTCGGCATCCGCCAGCTCGAGCAGGCATTCAAGCCTGCGTTCGGTCGCCTGCACGTGCTGCAGAACCTGATCATTCCGATGTACGAAGGCAGCGCCGTGCCCACCGCCCGCTTCGACGTGGCGCTGGTGTGCGAAGCCGGCGTGTACCTGTTCGAGGTGAAGGGCTGGCGCAATGCGGTGGTGTACCGGAAGACGTCGCAGGCACTGCCGCGCTGGTTCCTGCGGCAGCGCGACCATTCGTTGGCGCGCGAGGTGAAGGACCCCGCATGGCAGTGCGGGCGCAAGACCACGCACCTGCGCAGCCTGCTGCCGCCGGACCTGCGCGTGCAGTACTTCGTGCTGCTGCCGTTCGAAGGCGTCGAGCTCCAGGGCGTGATGCCGACCGCGGTGATCACGCCGCAGGACCTGCCCTACATCGCGCGCGTGGCGCGCAGCAACGGCCGCAGCGAGCACGGCTATCCGCTGCTGGACGATGCCGCGATCGACCGCACGCTGCAGCTGCTTGCCGACCTGCAGGGCGACCTGACGATCGACGACCACCTGCGCAACAGCCGCGGCATGAGCGAACGCAACGCAGCGAAGGGCCATGCACCCCGCGGCCCCGTGCACCGCGGCGTACTGAAGCTGCAATGAAGCGATGAGCCGGATCCTGTGGGTGGAGGACGCGCGCGACGCTGCTGCGCCGGCGCTGCAGGACGAACTGCAGCGCGCCGGCCACGAGATCGAGCACATCGACGACGGCGCGGTCGCGCTGCACCGCATCCTCACCGCACCGCCGGCGCTCACGCTGCTCGACGTCGCGCTGCCGCACGTGAGCGGGCTGCAGATCCTGGAGAAGGTCCGCGCGCGCAGCGATCACCCGATCATCATGCTGACCGCACGCGACGGCGAGGCCGACCGGCTGCGCGGTTTCGAACTGGGCGCGGACGACTACGTGGGCAAGCCCTGCTCGCCGAGGGAGGTGGCCGTACGCATCCACGTGGTGCTGCGCCGCTGTGCACATCGCACGCGCGCAACGTGGCCGCAAACGCCGATCACCTTCGGTGCGGTGCGCGGCTGCGCGACGCTCGACGGGCACCACCTGCCGCTGACACGGCGCGAGTCGCTGCTGCTTCGCGCACTGTCGCAGGAGCCGGGGCGCGTGCTCACGCGCTCGAAGCTGCTGGAGGCGGCGTTTCCGGAAGCACTCGACGTGAACGAGCGCGCGGTC encodes:
- a CDS encoding nuclease-related domain-containing protein, producing MTTALHKVSGRPVLSLRGLTQAHPHAQPDAAASLARHPFPLDGEQATTTATTVGIRQLEQAFKPAFGRLHVLQNLIIPMYEGSAVPTARFDVALVCEAGVYLFEVKGWRNAVVYRKTSQALPRWFLRQRDHSLAREVKDPAWQCGRKTTHLRSLLPPDLRVQYFVLLPFEGVELQGVMPTAVITPQDLPYIARVARSNGRSEHGYPLLDDAAIDRTLQLLADLQGDLTIDDHLRNSRGMSERNAAKGHAPRGPVHRGVLKLQ
- a CDS encoding response regulator transcription factor encodes the protein MSRILWVEDARDAAAPALQDELQRAGHEIEHIDDGAVALHRILTAPPALTLLDVALPHVSGLQILEKVRARSDHPIIMLTARDGEADRLRGFELGADDYVGKPCSPREVAVRIHVVLRRCAHRTRATWPQTPITFGAVRGCATLDGHHLPLTRRESLLLRALSQEPGRVLTRSKLLEAAFPEALDVNERAVDTHIKNLRRKLAAVPAAHDWIRSVYGVGFAWESRTGRDA